ACTTACAATGTGAGTAAAGTTACAGCATATGTAACTAAAAAAGCCCCACCGTGCCACCGATGGGGTTTTTTGCTACCCTCTAAAAGGGTTAATCATTACTTCTTACGTTTCTTAAGCCATAACTTGAAAAGCTCAGATAACACGTTAATAAGTAACGGAGCTAGAAACACTGTGAGTAAAGTTTCTAACATATGTAACACCTCCCTTCCTTAAATTGAGGGGGCCAAAATATTATATCATCAATATCACGTAATTCCCAAACAAAAACGCCTTCCTAAGGCGCTATTTTTTCTTGAACAAGCGAATGTAATCCTGTTTGCTATGAATAATATCTGATACAAAGACAGCTTTTCTGTCCTCTAAAATATGATAGAAGGCTAGGTAATCGCCTAAAATGATGCATCGAGTTTTGTGGGGTGGGTATATAATAACTCCTACTCTTTCATCAGCATCAAATCCTGCTTCCGGGAAAACTTCAAGACGTTCCAATCCGTAAAGAATATTCTTAACTGTGTTTGCTCCTGCCTGTTCTGAAAAGTAGTTAGCTGAGATATAATCTTTAATACCTCTTAGCTGTTCTTGTACCGTTTCGGAGATAATAAGGCTATATACGTTCTCGTTAAATTCCAAGGTTAGCCCTCACTTCATCAAGGC
Above is a genomic segment from Streptococcus sp. SN-1 containing:
- a CDS encoding type II toxin-antitoxin system RelE/ParE family toxin is translated as MEFNENVYSLIISETVQEQLRGIKDYISANYFSEQAGANTVKNILYGLERLEVFPEAGFDADERVGVIIYPPHKTRCIILGDYLAFYHILEDRKAVFVSDIIHSKQDYIRLFKKK